One genomic window of Candidatus Methylomirabilota bacterium includes the following:
- the moeB gene encoding molybdopterin-synthase adenylyltransferase MoeB yields MLAEARQIIPEQLPAELKKRLDAGEPVVVIDVRDPDEYRDGSIEAANNISRGFLEFRIGSVASDPSTPLVLYCQTGLRSMLAAKALHDLGYKNVVNLQGGFQRWAQSGLPVVKDTPLTSEQIQRYSRHFLLPHVGEKGQRKLLRSKVLLIGAGGLGSPTALYLAAAGLGTLGLMDGDVVDVSNLQRQVLHTTASIGRSKVNSGAETIQALNPDVKVIKLPTRIDVDNVMDIIKDYDLVVDGSDNFETRYLVNDACYLAGKTNVHGSIFQFEGMATVFAPNQGPCYRCLYPTPPPAGLVPSUSEAGVLGVLPGVIGVVQATEAIKLLLGIGEPLIGRLMTYDALGMRVREVKLRRDPKCPVCGEHPSITDLSIHREGGAAACAVDGNGHPASAAAPAAPVAKAGG; encoded by the coding sequence ATGCTGGCCGAAGCGCGACAGATCATTCCGGAACAGCTACCGGCCGAGCTCAAAAAGCGCCTCGATGCCGGCGAGCCCGTCGTCGTCATCGATGTGCGCGATCCCGACGAGTACCGCGACGGCTCCATCGAGGCGGCGAACAACATCAGTCGCGGCTTCCTCGAGTTTCGCATCGGCTCGGTCGCGAGCGATCCTTCGACGCCCTTGGTTCTCTACTGCCAGACGGGACTGCGCTCCATGCTGGCCGCCAAGGCGCTCCACGATCTGGGCTACAAGAACGTGGTCAATCTTCAGGGTGGCTTCCAGCGGTGGGCACAGTCCGGGTTGCCCGTGGTCAAGGACACGCCGCTGACCTCCGAGCAGATCCAGCGCTATAGCCGCCATTTCCTCCTGCCCCATGTGGGGGAGAAGGGGCAGCGCAAGCTCCTCCGCTCCAAGGTCCTGCTCATCGGGGCGGGAGGCCTGGGCTCGCCGACGGCGCTCTATCTCGCCGCGGCCGGACTCGGCACGCTCGGGCTCATGGACGGCGACGTGGTGGACGTCTCCAACCTTCAGCGTCAGGTGCTCCACACCACGGCGAGCATCGGGCGATCCAAGGTCAACTCCGGCGCGGAGACGATCCAGGCCCTGAATCCGGACGTCAAGGTCATCAAGCTGCCCACGCGTATCGACGTGGACAACGTGATGGACATCATCAAGGACTATGACCTCGTGGTGGACGGATCGGACAACTTCGAGACGCGCTACCTCGTCAACGACGCCTGCTATCTGGCGGGCAAGACCAATGTCCACGGCTCGATCTTCCAGTTCGAGGGCATGGCCACGGTGTTCGCCCCGAACCAGGGCCCGTGCTATCGCTGCCTCTACCCGACGCCGCCGCCCGCGGGCCTCGTCCCCAGCTGAAGTGAGGCGGGAGTCCTGGGCGTGCTCCCAGGCGTGATCGGAGTGGTGCAGGCCACCGAGGCCATCAAGCTCTTGCTCGGGATCGGCGAGCCCCTGATCGGCCGGCTGATGACCTATGACGCGCTCGGCATGCGCGTCCGTGAGGTCAAGCTCCGCCGCGATCCCAAGTGCCCCGTGTGCGGCGAGCATCCGAGCATCACGGATCTCTCCATCCATCGCGAGGGCGGGGCGGCCGCCTGCGCCGTCGATGGCAATGGCCATCCCGCGTCGGCCGCGGCGCCCGCCGCGCCCGTTGCCAAGGCCGGAGGCTAG
- a CDS encoding response regulator: MPDAGGAVKRVQGETEPTRILIVDPYGHSRDGLSLALLGRLSQVDTASTSWEAIKKIKERPFDVAVVDAELPSTHGLAMTGWDVARILRAFNPALTIVVVTAEKGPDAQRQADRLGISRLLEKPISPRELRTFLQTLEPGSVGGRQGAGR; this comes from the coding sequence ATGCCGGATGCTGGAGGCGCCGTCAAACGGGTGCAGGGTGAAACGGAGCCGACGAGGATTCTCATCGTCGACCCCTACGGTCACAGCCGTGACGGATTGAGCCTGGCCCTCCTCGGCCGCCTCTCCCAGGTCGACACGGCGTCCACGAGCTGGGAAGCCATCAAGAAGATCAAGGAGCGCCCCTTCGATGTCGCCGTGGTCGACGCCGAGCTTCCGTCGACGCACGGCCTCGCCATGACGGGCTGGGATGTCGCGCGTATTCTTCGTGCCTTCAATCCGGCGCTGACCATCGTCGTCGTCACCGCCGAGAAGGGGCCCGACGCCCAGAGGCAAGCCGATCGGCTCGGGATCTCGAGGCTCCTGGAAAAGCCCATCAGCCCTCGGGAGCTGCGGACGTTCCTGCAGACGCTTGAGCCGGGATCAGTGGGCGGACGTCAAGGCGCCGGACGCTAG
- a CDS encoding OmpA family protein, translating into MRKVASLAVLLLAMVILLSGCATRDWVRDLLGKKEVEIGERVDKVSGRVDEQGVQVKTLEGSLGDVRGRSDAALAKADGAFAKADGAFAKADGVDSRLSRLWGNRHKRKVADSMDVYFGFDQAELSDGTQTALLGLVKELQSNPGTTVELGGFTDPKGSRDYNYQLSQRRVEAVRRFLIEQGVEITRILSVGLGPLADRGVPDEKKRRVTVRLMVDQD; encoded by the coding sequence ATGCGGAAGGTTGCCAGCCTCGCGGTACTCCTGCTGGCCATGGTCATTCTTCTTTCGGGATGCGCCACACGGGACTGGGTGCGGGACCTTCTGGGCAAGAAGGAAGTCGAGATCGGGGAGCGGGTGGACAAGGTGTCGGGCCGGGTGGATGAGCAGGGCGTGCAGGTGAAGACATTGGAAGGCTCGCTGGGCGACGTGCGAGGCCGCTCGGATGCCGCGCTCGCCAAGGCGGATGGCGCGTTCGCCAAGGCGGATGGCGCGTTCGCCAAGGCCGACGGAGTCGACAGCCGACTCTCGCGGCTGTGGGGCAACCGCCACAAGCGCAAGGTGGCTGACAGCATGGATGTCTACTTCGGCTTCGACCAGGCCGAGCTGAGCGATGGCACCCAGACGGCGTTGCTCGGCCTCGTCAAGGAGCTACAGTCCAACCCGGGCACCACGGTCGAGCTCGGCGGCTTCACGGACCCCAAGGGGTCTCGCGACTACAACTATCAACTCAGCCAGCGTCGCGTGGAAGCCGTGCGTCGTTTCCTCATCGAACAGGGTGTCGAGATCACAAGGATCCTGTCCGTGGGGCTCGGCCCCCTCGCTGATCGCGGCGTGCCCGATGAGAAGAAGCGGCGCGTCACCGTGCGGCTGATGGTCGATCAGGACTAA
- a CDS encoding CBS domain-containing protein: MKKLRDIMRPDFLFTVQRDAMVTEAVRTMAKENVGIVIVLDGTRLVGVLSERDVVRRVVDAGRDPGRTPVMDVMTVGVIGADPDDDYQSAIRQMDDANIRHLLVVKDGRMLSMVSIRDLIRVDMHDKSEELRYLREYLYQVPPEIAGRHDAA, from the coding sequence ATGAAGAAGCTGCGTGACATCATGCGCCCGGATTTTCTCTTCACGGTGCAGCGTGACGCGATGGTGACCGAGGCGGTGCGGACGATGGCCAAGGAGAATGTCGGCATCGTCATCGTGCTGGACGGTACCCGGCTCGTGGGCGTGCTCTCCGAGCGGGACGTGGTCCGGCGGGTCGTCGACGCGGGGCGTGACCCCGGCCGGACTCCCGTCATGGACGTCATGACCGTGGGGGTCATCGGGGCCGATCCTGACGACGACTATCAGTCGGCGATCCGCCAGATGGACGACGCGAATATCCGGCACCTGCTCGTGGTCAAGGACGGACGCATGCTGTCCATGGTTTCCATTCGAGATCTGATCCGGGTGGACATGCACGACAAGAGCGAGGAGCTGCGCTACCTCCGGGAGTATCTCTACCAGGTCCCGCCCGAGATTGCCGGTCGCCACGATGCGGCATGA
- a CDS encoding trehalose-6-phosphate synthase, translating into MRVTTRLVLAIWVAALAVGASFAYLQVSEERQRLRQELERRAALLGEGLQDGVETALSRNSRPALERLLKRFGRSGQRLAVYDKTATLIALAPESFVPRPESVSDVTAAMTSGSVQQVFREMSGRTFYVYVIPVPRDEKPVGAVAVVLDASYLAEAERALWRENGIRFLVLGAVLSLIALLVVRISITGPMAKIARWTKAARRGQPLEPMKLGDPSLFGPITREVSVLARSLQRARAAAEEEAALRLKGETLWTEERLKQFVKLRLGEAPLFVVSNREPLSHVWKDDRIIARRPASGLVTAMEPVMRACGGVWTAQASGDADRETTDARGHLGVPSDDPRYVLRRVWLSKEEEDGYYYGFANEGLWPLCHIVHTRPQFRPGDWAQYRAVNERFADAVLEEIKQTESPLVLIQDYHFALLPALIKAQRPDARTAIFWHIPWPNYEAFSICPWQEDLLRGMLGADLIGFHTQYFCNNFLETVERVVEARIDRENFSVNRGPHTTSVKPFPISVAPTFVDDPPKTSREELLAELGISAEFVGVGVERLDYTKGIPERFLAIGRLFERFPEYRERLVFIQLAAPSRSTIRRYQELEAEVEAAVQAVNRAFQTRRWRPIVYLKGHHEHRDIWPFYRHADFCMVTSLHDGMNLVAKEFISVRDDDDGALILSQFAGASSELRDALLVNPYDIDGVADAIRAAVAMTPEERRARMVRMRQTVREHNIYRWAGLLLNDLSRIPEEGTAMQTATTPGRSSDEEAA; encoded by the coding sequence GTGAGAGTCACGACCAGACTCGTCCTGGCCATCTGGGTAGCCGCCCTCGCCGTGGGGGCGAGCTTCGCGTATCTCCAGGTCTCGGAGGAGCGGCAGCGTCTGCGTCAGGAGCTTGAGCGGCGAGCCGCGCTGCTCGGAGAAGGGCTCCAGGACGGGGTGGAAACCGCCCTGAGCCGCAACTCTCGCCCCGCTCTCGAGCGGCTGCTGAAGCGCTTCGGGCGGTCCGGCCAGAGGCTCGCCGTGTATGACAAGACGGCGACCCTGATCGCCTTGGCGCCGGAATCCTTCGTGCCGCGACCCGAGTCCGTCTCCGACGTGACGGCGGCCATGACCAGCGGCTCGGTGCAGCAGGTCTTCCGAGAGATGAGCGGCCGGACGTTTTACGTCTACGTCATCCCCGTTCCGCGTGACGAGAAGCCCGTGGGCGCGGTGGCCGTCGTGCTCGATGCCTCCTACCTCGCGGAGGCCGAGCGGGCCCTCTGGCGTGAGAACGGGATCCGCTTCCTGGTCCTGGGAGCCGTCCTGTCGCTCATCGCGCTGCTCGTCGTCCGCATCAGCATCACGGGTCCGATGGCCAAGATCGCCAGATGGACCAAGGCGGCCCGCCGCGGCCAGCCCCTCGAGCCCATGAAGCTCGGAGATCCGAGCCTCTTCGGTCCCATCACGCGGGAGGTCTCGGTGCTGGCCCGGAGCCTCCAGCGGGCGCGGGCCGCCGCCGAGGAGGAAGCGGCCCTGCGCCTCAAGGGAGAAACCCTCTGGACAGAGGAGCGGCTCAAACAGTTCGTCAAGCTCCGGCTCGGGGAGGCCCCGCTCTTCGTGGTGTCCAATCGCGAGCCGCTGAGCCACGTATGGAAGGATGACCGGATCATCGCCCGCCGGCCCGCCAGCGGTCTCGTCACGGCCATGGAGCCGGTCATGCGGGCGTGCGGCGGCGTGTGGACCGCTCAGGCCAGCGGCGATGCCGACCGCGAGACCACGGACGCCCGAGGCCACCTGGGCGTGCCCTCGGACGATCCGCGCTATGTGCTGCGACGGGTCTGGCTCTCGAAGGAAGAAGAAGACGGCTACTACTATGGCTTCGCCAACGAGGGGTTGTGGCCGCTGTGTCACATCGTGCACACGCGGCCGCAGTTCCGCCCGGGCGACTGGGCCCAGTACCGCGCGGTCAACGAGCGCTTTGCCGACGCCGTGCTCGAAGAGATCAAGCAGACGGAGTCGCCCCTCGTGCTCATCCAGGACTATCACTTCGCGCTCCTGCCCGCCCTCATCAAGGCGCAACGCCCCGATGCGCGCACGGCCATCTTCTGGCACATCCCGTGGCCGAACTACGAGGCGTTCAGCATTTGCCCCTGGCAGGAGGATCTCCTGCGCGGCATGCTGGGCGCCGACCTCATCGGCTTCCACACCCAGTACTTCTGCAATAATTTTCTGGAGACCGTGGAGCGCGTGGTGGAGGCTCGCATCGACAGGGAGAACTTCTCGGTCAATCGAGGTCCGCACACCACCTCCGTCAAGCCGTTCCCCATCAGCGTGGCCCCCACTTTCGTCGACGATCCGCCCAAGACCTCGCGGGAGGAGCTGCTCGCGGAGCTCGGTATTTCCGCCGAGTTCGTGGGGGTGGGGGTCGAGCGGCTCGACTACACCAAGGGGATCCCCGAGCGGTTCCTCGCCATCGGGAGGCTCTTTGAGCGATTCCCCGAGTATCGCGAGCGCCTCGTCTTCATCCAGCTCGCGGCGCCGAGCCGCAGCACCATCCGGCGCTACCAGGAGCTCGAGGCGGAGGTGGAGGCGGCCGTGCAGGCGGTCAATCGCGCGTTCCAGACGCGGCGCTGGCGCCCCATCGTCTACCTCAAGGGCCATCACGAGCATCGGGACATCTGGCCGTTCTATCGGCACGCCGACTTCTGCATGGTCACCTCCTTGCATGACGGGATGAACCTCGTGGCCAAGGAGTTCATCTCCGTCCGCGACGACGATGACGGGGCGCTGATCTTGAGCCAGTTCGCCGGCGCCTCCTCCGAGCTCCGCGATGCCTTGCTCGTCAATCCGTACGACATCGACGGGGTGGCCGACGCCATACGGGCGGCGGTGGCCATGACGCCGGAGGAGCGGCGAGCGCGAATGGTGCGGATGCGCCAGACCGTTCGCGAGCACAACATTTATCGGTGGGCGGGGCTGCTCCTGAACGATCTGTCGCGGATTCCGGAGGAAGGTACCGCGATGCAAACGGCGACGACGCCGGGGAGGTCCAGCGATGAAGAAGCTGCGTGA
- the otsB gene encoding trehalose-phosphatase — protein sequence MPETAVHIPEWLGDWVGGGGSLLLMTDYDGTLTPIVNDPEDACLTDGVRERLRALARTPGVRVAVISGRDLEDLRERVAVPELIYAGCHGLEISGPNLTFSHPDAEAQQDDVHAVSMALCLGAPFIEGMRVEPKRLGVAVHYRHVASAARQELETVLARSLHRKGGRFKLMHGHKVIEVLPQVSWNKGLCALWIRDRMMVELPAPMIVFYVGDDWTDEYAFEVLVGKAVTVRVGDGSEPSKADYRISDVDEVERLLTNIASAVVERRAS from the coding sequence ATGCCTGAGACCGCCGTGCATATCCCGGAGTGGCTTGGCGACTGGGTCGGAGGCGGGGGCAGCCTCCTGTTGATGACGGACTATGACGGGACCCTCACGCCCATCGTCAACGATCCCGAGGATGCATGCCTGACCGATGGGGTGCGCGAGCGCCTCCGCGCCCTCGCCCGGACGCCGGGAGTGCGAGTGGCCGTCATATCCGGACGAGATCTCGAGGATCTTCGTGAGCGCGTCGCGGTGCCCGAGCTCATCTATGCCGGCTGTCATGGGCTCGAGATCAGCGGGCCGAATCTCACCTTCAGCCATCCCGACGCGGAGGCGCAGCAGGATGACGTGCATGCGGTGAGCATGGCCCTCTGCCTCGGGGCACCCTTCATCGAAGGGATGCGAGTGGAGCCGAAGCGCCTCGGGGTGGCCGTGCACTATCGGCACGTGGCCTCGGCGGCCCGCCAGGAGCTGGAGACGGTGCTCGCTCGATCCCTCCACCGTAAGGGCGGGCGGTTCAAGCTCATGCACGGTCACAAGGTCATCGAGGTCCTGCCCCAGGTCTCGTGGAACAAGGGACTGTGCGCCCTCTGGATCCGGGATCGCATGATGGTCGAATTGCCAGCGCCCATGATCGTGTTCTACGTGGGTGACGATTGGACGGACGAGTACGCCTTCGAGGTGCTGGTGGGGAAGGCGGTCACCGTTCGCGTCGGGGACGGCTCTGAGCCGTCGAAGGCGGACTACCGGATCAGCGACGTCGACGAGGTTGAGCGTCTGCTCACCAATATCGCGTCAGCGGTGGTGGAGAGGAGAGCCTCGTGA
- a CDS encoding ATP-binding protein, with protein sequence MRFGIRSKDAVAVTLLTFLVVATTTMVHISQLTRVVVQEASGQAQLVAKQIYAQIGQALTRAPGRPPLEALRRDRELRNLLEASVGYSPHLVYAFVSDGGGAALLDTRRDREGAPALQPGRLDDLLGLGTIRRFSALYRSGETYETVLPMNLNGQPFASIHLGVSTTLLRKELNASVGRSLALAGITLPVAWLAAMALAQLTLRPLRALGGELDRLRRGEFDVGTSLGGGNEFQELSSQLQQLGQEMQADRTATLSEKAQLEHIVDQLEDGVIFLNTDQRILFFNRAAAAAVGRPLEQVVGLPLTEVLPDDHPLCELMAENGMGTAAPHNRTLAFPQDGSTREFLVSIVAMRDKNRAMGAAILMKDLDSIKTVQSLVSYSAKLAALGRLTSGVAHEVKNPLNAMMIHLELLKERLEAPTAEVQQSLEVIGSEIHRLDRVVQGFLRFMRPQELVLKTIDMNGLLRNLTALIEAEWQGEGIRIACELDPTLPPVGADEELLRQAFLNVLQNASQAMPKGGTVTMRTTCEGRDVVRVDIADEGVGIARDDLERIFKLYYTTKPEGTGIGLSVAYRIVQLHDGVIDVDSELGRGTTMTIRLPAR encoded by the coding sequence ATGCGATTCGGCATTCGTAGCAAGGACGCCGTGGCGGTGACGCTGCTCACTTTCCTCGTGGTGGCCACCACCACCATGGTGCATATCTCCCAGCTCACCCGAGTGGTCGTCCAGGAAGCCTCGGGACAGGCGCAGCTGGTGGCCAAGCAGATCTACGCGCAGATCGGGCAGGCGCTCACGCGCGCCCCCGGACGCCCTCCTCTCGAGGCCCTGCGCCGGGACCGCGAGCTGCGAAACCTGCTCGAGGCCAGCGTGGGGTACTCGCCGCATCTCGTCTATGCCTTCGTGTCCGACGGCGGCGGGGCCGCCCTGCTGGATACGCGGCGGGATCGCGAGGGCGCTCCCGCTCTCCAGCCGGGCCGACTGGACGATCTGCTCGGCCTCGGCACCATCCGGCGCTTCTCCGCGCTGTACCGGAGCGGCGAGACCTACGAGACGGTGCTGCCCATGAACCTCAATGGGCAGCCCTTCGCGAGCATCCATCTCGGTGTCTCCACCACCCTATTGAGAAAGGAGCTCAACGCCTCGGTCGGACGGAGTCTGGCCCTCGCGGGCATCACGCTTCCCGTGGCCTGGCTCGCGGCCATGGCCCTGGCCCAGCTCACCCTGCGCCCGCTCCGCGCCCTGGGCGGAGAGCTGGATCGCCTGCGCCGCGGCGAGTTCGACGTGGGGACCAGCCTGGGGGGCGGGAACGAGTTTCAGGAGCTTTCCTCCCAGCTCCAGCAATTGGGGCAGGAGATGCAGGCTGATCGGACGGCGACCTTGAGCGAGAAGGCCCAGCTCGAGCATATCGTCGACCAGCTCGAGGACGGTGTCATCTTCCTCAATACGGATCAGCGGATCCTCTTCTTCAATCGGGCGGCAGCGGCAGCGGTAGGCCGGCCGCTGGAACAGGTCGTGGGCCTCCCGCTGACCGAGGTCCTTCCCGACGACCATCCGCTCTGCGAGCTCATGGCCGAGAACGGCATGGGCACCGCAGCGCCGCACAACCGGACCCTGGCCTTTCCCCAGGACGGGAGCACGCGCGAGTTCCTGGTGTCGATCGTGGCCATGCGAGACAAGAACCGGGCCATGGGGGCGGCCATCCTCATGAAGGACCTCGATTCCATCAAGACGGTCCAGTCCCTCGTCAGCTATTCGGCCAAGCTCGCGGCCCTGGGCCGTCTGACCTCCGGGGTGGCGCACGAGGTCAAGAATCCGCTCAACGCCATGATGATCCACCTCGAGCTGCTCAAGGAGCGCCTGGAAGCGCCGACCGCCGAGGTGCAGCAGAGTCTCGAGGTGATTGGCTCGGAGATCCATCGCCTGGACCGGGTGGTCCAGGGCTTTCTCAGGTTCATGCGACCGCAAGAGCTGGTCCTGAAGACGATAGACATGAACGGGCTGCTGCGGAACTTGACCGCGTTGATCGAGGCGGAGTGGCAGGGCGAGGGGATCCGGATCGCCTGTGAGCTGGATCCTACCCTCCCGCCCGTGGGCGCGGACGAGGAGCTCTTGCGCCAGGCCTTCCTGAACGTGCTGCAGAATGCCAGTCAGGCCATGCCGAAGGGCGGGACGGTCACCATGCGCACCACGTGCGAGGGCCGGGACGTGGTGCGCGTGGACATCGCGGACGAGGGCGTGGGCATCGCCCGGGACGATCTCGAGCGAATCTTCAAGCTCTACTACACCACCAAGCCGGAGGGCACCGGGATTGGCCTCTCCGTCGCCTATCGCATCGTTCAGCTGCACGATGGGGTGATCGATGTGGACTCCGAGCTCGGGCGCGGGACCACCATGACCATCCGGTTGCCCGCGAGATAG
- a CDS encoding sigma-54 dependent transcriptional regulator, with translation MALRVLVADDEAAARKGLTSLLSGWGYEVEEASDGEEALQKATVFLPSVVVSDLVMPKLDGLALLKSLQQELPFVSVILLTGQGSIDSAVAAMKEGAYDYLMKPVHVGRLKALLPKAAEKGEALREIILLRRRVRQVWGLGKLVGTSAPMQEVYRLVELAAPTPAPVLITGESGTGKELAARTLHELSPRAQGPFVAVNCAAIPETLLESEIFGHEKGAFTGALERRLGCFELAHQGTLFLDEIAEMNSGTQAKFLRILQDGTMRRLGSKTEVRVDVRVLAATNKDPIKALRDGTFREDLYYRLNVVSLPMPTLRERPEDIPILIQALVEEFNAKYDKHIRSVDDDVLKILMAHPWPGNVRELRNTLERAAIVCDGELIAAKHLPPEPPVRPEADVLESPDTVSFRIGTSLDEAERQLILRTLAAHGNNKTRTAEILGISLKTLHNKLKSYGA, from the coding sequence ATGGCACTGAGAGTCCTGGTCGCCGACGATGAAGCGGCTGCCCGTAAGGGCCTGACGTCGCTGCTGTCGGGCTGGGGATACGAAGTCGAGGAGGCGAGCGACGGCGAGGAGGCGCTCCAGAAGGCGACCGTCTTCCTGCCATCGGTCGTCGTCTCCGACCTCGTCATGCCGAAGCTCGACGGCCTTGCCCTCCTCAAGTCCCTTCAACAGGAGCTTCCCTTCGTGAGCGTCATCCTGCTCACGGGGCAGGGCAGCATCGACAGCGCCGTGGCCGCCATGAAGGAAGGTGCCTACGACTATCTGATGAAGCCGGTGCATGTCGGACGACTCAAGGCGCTTCTTCCCAAGGCCGCGGAAAAAGGCGAAGCCCTCCGCGAGATCATCCTGCTCAGGCGACGGGTCAGACAGGTCTGGGGCCTGGGCAAGCTCGTGGGCACCAGCGCGCCGATGCAGGAGGTCTACCGACTCGTGGAGCTGGCGGCGCCGACCCCCGCGCCGGTCCTGATCACGGGCGAGAGCGGCACGGGCAAGGAGCTGGCCGCGCGCACGCTCCACGAGCTGTCGCCACGCGCCCAGGGTCCTTTCGTCGCCGTGAATTGCGCGGCCATCCCCGAGACCTTGCTGGAGAGCGAGATCTTCGGCCATGAGAAGGGTGCCTTCACGGGCGCCCTGGAGCGTCGACTGGGGTGCTTCGAGCTGGCCCATCAGGGCACGCTGTTTCTCGATGAGATCGCCGAGATGAACTCCGGGACGCAAGCCAAGTTCCTTCGCATCCTGCAGGACGGCACCATGCGACGACTGGGGAGCAAGACCGAGGTGAGGGTGGACGTCCGCGTGCTCGCCGCCACCAACAAGGATCCGATCAAGGCGCTGCGCGACGGAACGTTTCGCGAAGATCTCTACTACCGCCTCAACGTGGTCAGCCTGCCCATGCCCACCCTGCGAGAGCGGCCGGAGGACATTCCTATCCTGATCCAGGCCCTCGTGGAGGAGTTCAACGCGAAGTACGACAAGCACATTCGCTCGGTGGACGACGACGTCCTCAAGATCTTGATGGCGCATCCATGGCCGGGAAATGTGCGAGAGCTCCGGAACACCCTCGAGCGAGCCGCCATCGTGTGTGACGGAGAGCTCATCGCGGCCAAGCATCTGCCTCCCGAGCCTCCCGTCCGGCCCGAAGCCGACGTGCTCGAATCTCCCGATACCGTCTCGTTCCGAATCGGCACCAGCCTTGACGAAGCGGAAAGGCAGCTGATCCTCCGGACCCTCGCCGCTCACGGCAACAACAAGACGCGAACGGCGGAAATCCTGGGGATCAGCCTGAAAACTCTTCATAACAAGCTGAAGTCCTACGGCGCCTAG
- a CDS encoding ABC transporter substrate-binding protein: MRRLLIILLGVILTLGAVQFSWAGAPTDQLRAYTDQVLKILEDPGLSAPDRRTAVRKLANEAFDVSETAKRALGQHWPQRTPAEREEFTHLFASLLEQTYISRIGEYGGERITYVSEQIEGDRATVRARIVTSKGTEVPVESRLLKNQDRWLIYDVLIANMSLISNYRTQFDRVIRTSSYSDLVQRLKTRGELLNEKENSAPRGSAPGKR, translated from the coding sequence GTGCGTAGGCTGCTGATCATCCTGCTCGGCGTGATCCTCACGCTGGGTGCCGTGCAATTCTCGTGGGCGGGGGCACCCACGGACCAGCTGCGCGCCTATACCGATCAGGTGCTCAAGATCCTGGAGGATCCCGGCCTCAGCGCGCCTGATCGGCGCACGGCGGTGCGGAAGCTTGCCAACGAGGCCTTTGATGTCTCCGAGACCGCCAAGCGGGCATTGGGCCAGCACTGGCCGCAACGAACGCCGGCCGAGCGCGAGGAGTTCACACACCTCTTTGCGAGCCTGCTCGAGCAGACCTATATCTCTCGGATCGGCGAGTACGGTGGTGAGCGCATCACCTATGTGAGCGAGCAGATCGAGGGTGATCGGGCTACGGTCCGGGCACGCATCGTCACCAGCAAAGGCACCGAGGTACCCGTCGAATCTCGGCTACTGAAGAACCAAGATCGATGGCTCATCTACGATGTCCTGATCGCGAACATGAGCTTGATCTCCAACTACCGGACGCAGTTCGATCGAGTGATCCGGACGAGCTCATATTCAGACCTGGTCCAGCGCCTAAAGACCCGAGGGGAGCTTCTGAACGAGAAGGAAAACAGCGCGCCGCGGGGCTCGGCCCCCGGCAAACGCTAG
- a CDS encoding glycine zipper family protein has translation MTKRVVVLLVVAALFLTSCASVPTGPSVMVLPGTGKGFEQFQSDDAVCRQWAAQQTGTTTGKAATESTVGGAAIGTLVGAAAGAALGAAAGSPATGAAVGAGVGLLGGTAVGAGNAQGASISVQRRYDVAYMQCMYLKGNQIPVARGSRPAYTAAPPPAPPAPPSATLPPGIPPPPPGTPPPPPPGPAR, from the coding sequence ATGACGAAGCGAGTCGTTGTTCTGCTCGTAGTGGCCGCTTTGTTTCTGACGTCATGCGCATCAGTGCCGACGGGTCCGAGTGTCATGGTGCTGCCGGGTACCGGCAAGGGCTTCGAGCAGTTTCAGAGTGACGACGCCGTGTGCCGTCAGTGGGCGGCGCAGCAAACCGGGACGACGACGGGCAAGGCCGCGACAGAGAGTACGGTCGGCGGAGCCGCGATCGGGACGCTGGTGGGGGCCGCGGCGGGGGCAGCCCTTGGCGCTGCCGCCGGCAGCCCCGCTACCGGAGCGGCCGTGGGAGCCGGCGTGGGACTGCTGGGTGGCACCGCGGTCGGCGCCGGCAATGCCCAAGGTGCTTCCATCTCCGTGCAGCGTCGTTACGATGTAGCCTACATGCAGTGCATGTATCTCAAGGGTAATCAGATTCCCGTCGCGCGGGGCTCGCGGCCGGCCTATACGGCGGCCCCGCCACCGGCCCCGCCCGCTCCTCCGAGTGCGACGCTCCCTCCGGGTATCCCTCCTCCGCCTCCGGGTACGCCGCCGCCCCCACCGCCGGGGCCGGCGCGCTAG